The Drosophila nasuta strain 15112-1781.00 chromosome 2R, ASM2355853v1, whole genome shotgun sequence genome segment GGGTGGATCTCCACCGCCCATTTACTTCTTCTTCGATGCACTCGGACTGGTGGATTGAAACACCGATGAGGCTGACATAAGATTTTCAATGTACTGGCCCAACACTTGATTCTCGGAACGTAATTTCAGATTCTCATCCTTCACCGAGTCAACACGCTGCGACAGATCATCCAGGGTATTTTGAAGCTCCAACACTTGTGTAATTAAGCGCGATTTCTCCAGCTGGTCATCGGCACCCACATCAATTGTGTCCAGCGAATTGTGCGATGAATCCGGTGTTGAGCTACGATTGGTGAATGAGGAGCGCAACGAGTCCATGGAACGACCATTGGGAATATTTCGCGTAGTCGTTGATGGCTCATCGTCATTAATTATAACTGACAAAAAATtaagcataaaatatacagaGTAACATCATCATTGGGACGCACCCAACTCCTCTCTAGAATTTTACGCTTACCTTGTGGATCCTCATCGATTGCCATGATGTTGTCATCGTTTTGTATGATGGACATGatttcacaaatttgtttatgcacagaaataaatgcaatttatgctGAGTATTGTCGCTTTATTTTGATGAAAATTTACacgaaaaactaaaactacCACTTTTATGGTAAAAAAAATACGTTGTTGCACACCACAAACCGACGTTCGAAATTTTCCAGCACTGGCATTCAATTTAGAttcgaagaagaagaacaccTGGTCGTTTTGTGTACCGAGAAGCAAGCTaaagttttcatatttaaacatttacaAAGTTACATTGCCAAAAGagataaacattttaaatataaaaaaggtAATTGTGGAATTTATGTATAAATGAATCTAATCATTGAGAATATATTGCGAATGTTGCGGTATTATACTAGTTATTTCTGCATACTTTCGCTTCTCTTGAAATAGTTGAATTCAAATGTTTTCAACTCAAGTGTCTGGCTGTTATTGAAAAGAACTAGctagtttattaaaaattgcattagATGTTAACTTAAAAGTGCTAGATTGCAATGCgtagttttaaaaataaccgACCCAAGagagttgttgctgttgttgcagagTTGTCACCTGTAGTGTGAACAGCATTCGATCGAGGGAATTAAAATACACACGCATGCTTTTTGTCATTGTAATTTTTAACGTTGCActgcacacacaacactttCAATATATTTCGGGTTGTGAATTATTAGCAATTTAAAGTTAGTTTGTTGTGATTGTAATACACGCCAAGAGTTTAGAGCTGATTGATAAAGTTAAAATCATTTCAATGATATGAAATGGTAAATCAACAGTTGACATAATTTGTGCGAAACAAATTCGATGCTCATCAAGTTGAATAAAACGTAATAAACT includes the following:
- the LOC132785336 gene encoding short coiled-coil protein, encoding MSIIQNDDNIMAIDEDPQVIINDDEPSTTTRNIPNGRSMDSLRSSFTNRSSTPDSSHNSLDTIDVGADDQLEKSRLITQVLELQNTLDDLSQRVDSVKDENLKLRSENQVLGQYIENLMSASSVFQSTSPSASKKK